The Streptomyces sp. NBC_01197 genome window below encodes:
- a CDS encoding ATP/GTP-binding protein — protein sequence MDTEGTYDARGTRGAGPVPRPAGPPAVPPPPGYAPATGPVLTDWLAAPRHREGPGVWAYGHVERPPEAENVPGRTLLSGAVISLLACVLVWSLWRNGYIPYWRVPLELFTPGDWWSRQRMGEPAPRGAENALEVYRFLIAAVLLYGFGRLGNWRGAFERAVEGRGPRARATAAAALALLVWMFVWTDTLPGLDMVFMLVPRSWLTGGGDRVVAATVAYTLYGLITLAVIWPFARLGRWRTLLRPGQLPQQRAPQEQAQVQAQARAAAQDPSVPALADWPELRAQGLTELADRLSDEVRSGRMNDVDYTRVRRAWRSVQADPARLGSFTEAVRRTGAAACVHPSGARDLPVRAARHDLLVRQVRLGTVDPGERNPYARRGSGLALEPELLGTSLLAVGPPGAGKTRDLVRPVVESLALQALAGQAAVIAVAAAGTQLGPDDAYDVVVKPGDPSSVHDFDLYGGATDPDEAAAVLAEAFTGDLPEVDSRRAATALAQLLGPYLAAHGRFPSVPDLRELLDGVPAALATLREALDAGGHFGLQRELDARARQSGTPGDPGPALADRVASLDRPAFAGFFDTSGTSRPFSLRSLEHPVRVRIDLPERAHAEASRVLARLVLAQFTASAAARADRSLFACLVLDDATRTVTADSVRSIQRLRSAHAGAVLVLRSLSDVPEDLHTALLGAVGCRMAFSGVTTWEGRSFAEAWGTEWVETRDVTQRTVFADQPLTRAIHSFRKLVTGKAVTTDAVTVRRVERERWSASDLAHSVPAGHAVLSLRTVRGEHAPPLLVDLRG from the coding sequence ATGGACACCGAAGGCACGTACGACGCACGCGGCACCCGGGGGGCCGGCCCCGTGCCGCGGCCCGCCGGGCCGCCGGCCGTCCCGCCCCCGCCGGGCTACGCGCCCGCGACAGGACCGGTGCTCACCGACTGGCTGGCGGCCCCGCGCCACCGGGAGGGGCCCGGCGTCTGGGCGTACGGCCATGTGGAGCGCCCCCCGGAGGCCGAGAACGTGCCCGGCCGCACGCTGCTCAGCGGTGCGGTCATCTCGCTGCTCGCCTGCGTCCTCGTCTGGTCGCTCTGGCGCAACGGCTACATCCCGTACTGGCGCGTCCCGCTGGAGCTGTTCACGCCGGGGGACTGGTGGAGCCGCCAGCGGATGGGCGAACCGGCGCCGCGGGGTGCGGAGAACGCCCTTGAGGTCTACCGGTTCCTGATCGCGGCCGTGCTCCTCTACGGCTTCGGCCGGCTCGGCAACTGGCGCGGGGCCTTCGAGCGTGCCGTCGAGGGCCGCGGACCGCGCGCCCGTGCGACGGCCGCCGCCGCCCTCGCCCTCCTGGTCTGGATGTTCGTCTGGACGGACACCCTGCCGGGGCTCGACATGGTCTTCATGCTGGTCCCGCGGTCCTGGCTGACCGGCGGCGGCGACCGCGTCGTGGCGGCGACCGTGGCCTACACGCTGTACGGGCTGATCACGCTGGCCGTGATCTGGCCGTTCGCCCGGCTGGGCCGCTGGCGCACCCTGCTGCGCCCGGGGCAGCTGCCGCAGCAGCGCGCACCACAGGAGCAGGCACAGGTACAGGCACAGGCGAGGGCGGCCGCCCAGGACCCGTCGGTCCCGGCGCTCGCCGACTGGCCCGAACTGCGCGCCCAGGGGCTGACCGAGCTCGCCGACCGGCTCTCCGACGAGGTGCGCTCCGGGAGGATGAACGACGTGGACTACACCCGCGTCCGGCGCGCCTGGCGCTCGGTCCAGGCGGACCCGGCCCGGCTCGGCTCCTTCACCGAAGCCGTGCGCCGGACCGGCGCCGCCGCGTGCGTGCACCCCTCGGGCGCCCGTGACCTGCCGGTGCGCGCGGCCCGGCACGACCTGCTCGTACGCCAGGTCAGGCTCGGCACGGTCGATCCGGGCGAGCGCAACCCATACGCCAGGCGCGGCAGCGGTCTCGCGCTCGAACCCGAGCTGCTCGGCACCTCGCTGCTTGCCGTAGGACCGCCCGGCGCGGGCAAGACCCGCGACCTGGTGCGGCCCGTGGTGGAGTCCCTCGCCCTGCAGGCACTCGCGGGCCAGGCCGCCGTCATCGCGGTGGCCGCGGCCGGCACCCAGCTCGGTCCCGACGACGCGTACGACGTCGTGGTCAAACCCGGCGACCCCTCGTCCGTCCACGACTTCGACCTCTACGGCGGCGCGACCGACCCCGACGAGGCCGCCGCCGTACTCGCCGAGGCGTTCACCGGCGACCTCCCCGAGGTCGACAGCCGGCGCGCGGCCACCGCGCTCGCTCAGCTGCTCGGCCCCTACCTGGCGGCCCACGGCCGCTTCCCTTCAGTGCCCGACCTGCGGGAACTTCTCGACGGCGTGCCGGCCGCGCTCGCCACCCTGCGCGAGGCGCTCGACGCGGGCGGCCACTTCGGCCTGCAGCGCGAACTCGACGCCCGCGCCCGGCAGTCCGGGACGCCGGGCGATCCAGGACCGGCCCTCGCCGACCGGGTCGCCTCGCTCGACCGGCCCGCCTTCGCCGGGTTCTTCGACACCTCGGGCACGTCGCGGCCCTTCTCGCTGCGCTCGCTCGAACACCCCGTACGGGTCAGGATCGACCTCCCGGAACGGGCGCACGCGGAGGCGTCCCGGGTACTCGCCCGGCTCGTACTCGCCCAGTTCACCGCGAGCGCGGCGGCCCGCGCCGACCGCTCGCTCTTCGCCTGCCTGGTCCTCGACGACGCCACCCGCACCGTCACGGCGGATTCGGTCCGCTCCATCCAGCGGCTGCGCTCCGCGCACGCCGGAGCCGTCCTCGTCCTGCGCAGCCTGAGTGATGTCCCCGAAGACCTGCACACCGCGCTGCTCGGCGCGGTCGGCTGCCGGATGGCGTTCTCCGGGGTGACCACCTGGGAGGGCAGGTCCTTCGCCGAGGCATGGGGCACCGAATGGGTGGAGACCAGGGACGTCACCCAGCGCACGGTCTTCGCCGACCAGCCGCTGACCCGGGCGATCCACTCCTTCCGCAAACTCGTCACCGGCAAGGCGGTGACGACGGACGCCGTCACCGTACGGAGGGTCGAGCGCGAGCGCTGGTCGGCCTCCGACCTGGCCCATTCGGTTCCCGCGGGCCATGCGGTGCTCTCGCTGAGGACCGTGCGCGGTGAGCACGCACCACCCCTTCTGGTGGACCTGCGCGGCTGA
- the gabT gene encoding 4-aminobutyrate--2-oxoglutarate transaminase, whose translation MTAVPQERRVVTAIPGPKSQELQARRNATVASGVGSVLPVFTTRAGGGIIEDVDGNRLIDFGSGIAVTSVGASAEAVVRRASAQLAEFTHSCFMVTPYEGYVEVCEALAELTPGDHAKKSALFNSGAEAVENAVKIARAYTKRQAVVVFDHGYHGRTNLTMALTAKNMPYKNGFGPFAPEVYRVPVAYGYRWPSGPENAGAEASAQAIDMINKQIGAENVAAIIIEPVLGEGGFIEPAKGFLPAVAQFAKDNGIVFVADEIQSGFCRTGQWFACEDEGIVPDLITTAKGIAGGLPLSAVTGRAEIMDAAHSGGLGGTYGGNPVACAGALGSIETMKELDLNAKARRIEEIMKARLTAVQEKYDIIGDIRGRGAMIAVELVKSGTKDPNPEATAALAKACHAVGLLVLTCGTYGNVLRFLPPLVIGEDLLNEGLDLLEQAFAGV comes from the coding sequence ATGACCGCTGTTCCGCAGGAGCGCCGCGTCGTCACCGCCATCCCCGGCCCGAAGTCGCAGGAGCTGCAGGCCCGTCGCAACGCGACGGTCGCATCGGGTGTCGGCTCCGTGCTGCCGGTCTTCACGACCCGCGCGGGCGGCGGCATCATCGAGGACGTCGACGGCAACCGCCTCATCGACTTCGGTTCCGGCATCGCCGTGACCTCCGTGGGCGCGTCCGCCGAGGCCGTCGTGCGCCGGGCGTCCGCGCAGCTCGCCGAGTTCACCCACAGCTGTTTCATGGTGACCCCGTACGAGGGGTACGTCGAGGTCTGTGAGGCGCTCGCGGAGCTGACCCCGGGCGACCACGCCAAGAAGTCGGCGCTCTTCAACTCCGGCGCCGAGGCAGTCGAGAACGCCGTGAAGATCGCCCGCGCTTACACCAAGCGCCAGGCCGTCGTCGTCTTCGACCACGGCTACCACGGCCGCACCAACCTCACGATGGCGCTGACCGCGAAGAACATGCCGTACAAGAACGGCTTCGGCCCGTTCGCGCCCGAGGTCTACCGGGTGCCCGTGGCGTACGGCTACCGCTGGCCGAGCGGCCCGGAGAACGCCGGCGCCGAGGCGTCCGCCCAGGCCATCGACATGATCAACAAGCAGATCGGCGCGGAGAACGTCGCGGCGATCATCATCGAGCCGGTCCTCGGCGAGGGCGGCTTCATCGAGCCCGCCAAGGGCTTCCTGCCCGCCGTCGCGCAGTTCGCCAAGGACAACGGCATCGTCTTCGTGGCCGACGAGATCCAGTCCGGCTTCTGCCGCACCGGCCAGTGGTTCGCGTGTGAGGACGAGGGCATCGTCCCCGACCTGATCACCACCGCCAAGGGCATCGCGGGCGGTCTGCCGCTCTCCGCGGTGACCGGCCGCGCCGAGATCATGGACGCCGCGCACTCCGGCGGCCTCGGCGGCACGTACGGCGGCAACCCGGTCGCCTGTGCCGGCGCCCTCGGCTCGATCGAGACGATGAAGGAGCTGGACCTCAACGCGAAGGCCCGGCGCATCGAGGAGATCATGAAGGCGCGGCTGACGGCCGTCCAGGAGAAGTACGACATCATCGGCGACATCCGCGGCCGTGGCGCGATGATCGCGGTCGAGCTGGTGAAGTCGGGCACGAAGGACCCCAACCCGGAGGCGACGGCGGCTCTGGCCAAGGCGTGCCACGCGGTGGGTCTGCTGGTGCTGACCTGCGGCACCTACGGCAACGTGCTGCGCTTCCTGCCCCCGCTGGTCATCGGCGAGGACCTGCTCAACGAGGGTCTGGACCTGCTGGAGCAGGCCTTCGCGGGCGTGTGA
- a CDS encoding phosphatase PAP2 family protein gives MLLSAFGCVLLFALITWQVLVRGPLLRLDVRVDHYIVGTGPGWLSGALSDLGNTEVAPPVLVVAMAYALWRGSRRDVLAAALAMAAVPALVVPLKLWTARPGPLDPSTGYFPSGHSATAMVAYGGAALLLVPYVRRNWPVPVAVILTVATGTGLLLHGYHWPLDVLASWLLCGALLLVTASCMRRSSSRTPDC, from the coding sequence GTGCTGCTCTCCGCGTTCGGCTGCGTTCTCCTCTTCGCACTCATCACCTGGCAGGTCCTGGTCCGCGGGCCCCTGCTGCGGCTGGATGTGCGCGTGGACCACTACATCGTCGGCACCGGCCCGGGATGGCTCAGCGGCGCCCTCTCCGACCTGGGCAACACAGAGGTGGCGCCACCTGTCCTGGTGGTGGCGATGGCGTACGCCCTGTGGCGCGGCAGCCGCCGGGACGTGCTGGCCGCCGCCCTGGCGATGGCCGCGGTGCCGGCCCTGGTGGTACCGCTGAAGCTCTGGACAGCCCGGCCGGGGCCGCTCGACCCGTCCACCGGGTACTTCCCCTCGGGCCACTCGGCCACCGCGATGGTGGCGTACGGAGGGGCCGCGCTGCTCCTCGTGCCGTACGTCCGGCGGAACTGGCCGGTGCCCGTCGCCGTAATCCTGACGGTGGCGACGGGCACCGGTCTTCTCCTGCACGGCTACCACTGGCCACTCGACGTGCTGGCGAGCTGGCTCCTGTGCGGGGCTCTGCTGCTGGTCACTGCCAGCTGTATGCGTCGAAGTTCTTCGCGAACTCCTGATTGCTGA
- a CDS encoding NAD(P)/FAD-dependent oxidoreductase: MAPAAMTRALAASLADAEPVSFWLEDPGKPAVLPALTGDVSCDLLVVGGGYSGLWTALLAKERDPGLDVVLIEGNEVGWAASGRNGGFCAASLTHGLANGLERWPGEIKQLEQLGARNLDAIEDTVARYGIDCDFERTGEIDVATRPHQADELRDWHRETAELGFGGLEFLDQDALRAEVDSPTFLAGLWDRRGVAMLHPAKLAWGLKRACLDLGVRMYERTRGLDLVRSGPGMDVRTPYGRVCARQVALGTNIFPSLVKRVRPYTVPVYDYALMTEPLSGEQLASIGWRGRQGLGDSANQFHYFRLTADHRILWGGYDAIYPYGGRLSAELDQRPATYLTLAEHFFTCFPQLEGVRFSHAWGGAIDTCSRFSAFFGTAHGGRVAYAAGFTGLGVGATRFGGDVMLDLLSGADTERTRLEMVRSKPLPFPPEPFAWAGIGLTKWSLARADENGGRRNLWLKSMDRLGLGFDS, encoded by the coding sequence ATGGCCCCAGCTGCCATGACCCGTGCACTTGCCGCATCGCTCGCCGACGCCGAACCCGTGTCGTTCTGGCTGGAGGACCCCGGCAAGCCCGCCGTACTGCCCGCCCTCACCGGTGACGTCAGCTGTGACCTCCTCGTCGTCGGCGGCGGTTACAGCGGTCTGTGGACCGCGCTGCTCGCCAAGGAGCGCGACCCCGGCCTGGACGTGGTCCTCATCGAGGGCAACGAGGTGGGCTGGGCGGCCTCGGGCCGCAATGGCGGCTTCTGCGCCGCCTCCCTGACCCACGGTCTCGCCAACGGTCTCGAACGCTGGCCCGGCGAGATCAAGCAGCTGGAGCAGCTGGGCGCGCGCAACCTCGACGCCATCGAGGACACCGTCGCCCGGTACGGGATCGACTGCGACTTCGAGCGCACCGGCGAGATCGATGTCGCCACCCGGCCGCACCAGGCCGATGAGCTGCGCGACTGGCACCGGGAGACCGCCGAACTCGGCTTCGGGGGCCTGGAGTTCCTCGACCAGGACGCCCTACGGGCCGAGGTGGACTCGCCGACCTTCCTGGCCGGGCTCTGGGACCGGCGCGGCGTCGCGATGCTGCATCCGGCCAAGCTGGCCTGGGGGCTCAAGCGTGCCTGCCTGGACCTCGGCGTCCGGATGTACGAGCGCACCCGCGGCCTCGACCTGGTGCGCTCAGGACCGGGGATGGACGTCCGTACCCCGTACGGCAGGGTCTGCGCCCGGCAGGTGGCGCTGGGCACGAACATCTTCCCCTCGCTGGTCAAGCGGGTACGCCCGTACACCGTCCCGGTCTACGACTACGCGCTGATGACCGAGCCGCTCTCCGGCGAACAGCTGGCGTCGATCGGCTGGCGGGGCCGGCAGGGGCTCGGTGACAGCGCCAACCAGTTCCACTACTTCCGGCTGACCGCCGACCACCGCATCCTGTGGGGCGGCTACGACGCGATCTATCCGTACGGCGGCAGGCTGAGCGCCGAACTCGACCAGCGCCCGGCCACCTATCTGACCCTCGCCGAGCACTTCTTCACCTGCTTCCCGCAGCTCGAAGGGGTCCGCTTCAGCCATGCGTGGGGCGGCGCGATCGACACCTGCTCGCGGTTCTCGGCCTTCTTCGGTACAGCGCACGGCGGGCGCGTCGCCTATGCCGCGGGCTTCACCGGCCTCGGCGTCGGAGCCACCCGGTTCGGCGGCGATGTGATGCTCGACCTGCTCTCGGGGGCCGACACGGAGCGCACCCGCCTGGAGATGGTGCGGAGTAAGCCACTGCCGTTCCCGCCCGAGCCGTTCGCCTGGGCGGGCATCGGGCTGACGAAGTGGTCGCTGGCGCGGGCGGATGAGAACGGCGGCCGGCGCAATCTCTGGCTCAAGTCGATGGACCGCCTCGGTCTCGGATTCGATTCCTGA
- a CDS encoding ABC transporter permease → MLRNSTRWLRRNLVTVAGLITLAYLILPNVVVMVFSFNKPNGRFNISWQRFSLDAWKDPCGVADICGSLNLSLEIAVWATIGSTMLGTMIAFALVRYRFRARGAINSLIFLPMAMPEVVMAASLLTLFLNMGAQLGFWTILIAHIMFCLSFVVTAVKARVMSMDPRLEEAARDLYASPVQTFLRVTLPIVSPGIAAGALLAFSLSFDDFIITNFNAGSTVTFPMYVWGSAQRGTPVQINVIGTAMFVIAVLVVLGGQLISNRRKNSTPH, encoded by the coding sequence ATGCTGAGGAACTCCACGCGCTGGCTGCGCCGCAATCTCGTCACCGTCGCCGGGCTGATCACACTCGCCTATCTGATCCTGCCCAACGTCGTCGTGATGGTCTTCTCCTTCAACAAGCCCAACGGGCGCTTCAACATCAGCTGGCAGCGGTTCTCGCTGGACGCCTGGAAGGACCCCTGCGGGGTCGCCGACATCTGCGGCTCGCTGAACCTCTCGCTGGAGATCGCGGTCTGGGCGACGATCGGCTCCACCATGCTCGGCACGATGATCGCGTTCGCCCTGGTCCGCTACCGGTTCCGGGCGCGCGGCGCGATCAACTCGCTGATCTTCCTGCCGATGGCGATGCCCGAGGTCGTGATGGCCGCCTCGCTGCTCACCCTGTTCCTCAACATGGGTGCCCAGCTGGGCTTCTGGACCATCCTCATCGCGCACATCATGTTCTGCCTGAGCTTCGTGGTCACCGCGGTCAAGGCCCGGGTGATGTCCATGGACCCGCGGCTGGAGGAAGCCGCGCGCGACCTCTACGCGAGCCCGGTGCAGACCTTCCTGCGGGTCACCCTGCCGATCGTGTCGCCCGGCATCGCGGCGGGCGCGCTGCTCGCCTTCTCGCTCTCCTTCGACGACTTCATCATCACCAACTTCAACGCGGGGTCGACCGTGACCTTCCCCATGTACGTCTGGGGTTCGGCCCAGCGCGGTACCCCTGTACAGATCAACGTCATCGGCACGGCGATGTTCGTCATCGCGGTGCTGGTGGTACTCGGCGGCCAGCTCATCAGCAACCGCCGGAAGAACAGCACACCGCACTGA
- a CDS encoding ABC transporter permease translates to MTVTEAPLAEAPAEEAGAVRKPPVRKRLVPYWLLLPGIIWLLVFFALPMVYQASTSVQTGSLEDGFQVTWHFQTYWDALHEYYPQFIRSLLYAGTATVLCLLLGYPLSYLIAFKAGRWRNVVLILVIAPFFTSFLIRTLAWKTILADGGPVVGVLNTLHILDVTSWLGWTDGSRVLATPMAVVCGLTYNFLPFMILPLYTSLERIDGRLHEAAGDLYATPATTFRKVTFPLSMPGVVSGTLLTFIPAAGDYVNSELLGSTDTKMVGSVIQSQFLRVLDYPTAAALSFILMAIVLVMVTVYIRRSGTEDLV, encoded by the coding sequence GTGACCGTCACCGAGGCCCCGCTCGCCGAGGCCCCCGCGGAGGAGGCCGGCGCCGTACGCAAGCCCCCGGTCCGCAAGCGGCTCGTACCCTACTGGCTGCTGCTGCCCGGCATCATCTGGCTGCTGGTCTTCTTCGCGCTGCCGATGGTCTACCAGGCGTCGACATCGGTGCAGACGGGTTCGCTGGAGGACGGCTTCCAGGTCACCTGGCACTTCCAGACGTACTGGGACGCGCTGCACGAGTACTACCCGCAGTTCATCCGCTCCCTGCTGTACGCGGGCACCGCGACGGTGCTCTGTCTGCTGCTCGGGTACCCGCTCTCGTACCTCATCGCCTTCAAGGCGGGCCGCTGGCGCAATGTGGTGCTGATCCTGGTCATCGCGCCGTTCTTCACGAGCTTCCTGATCCGCACGCTCGCCTGGAAGACGATCCTGGCCGACGGCGGTCCGGTCGTGGGCGTCCTGAACACCCTGCACATCCTCGATGTGACCAGCTGGCTCGGGTGGACCGACGGCAGCCGGGTGCTGGCCACGCCCATGGCCGTGGTCTGCGGACTCACCTACAACTTCCTGCCGTTCATGATCCTGCCGCTCTACACCTCGCTGGAGCGGATCGACGGGCGGCTGCACGAAGCGGCGGGCGACCTCTACGCCACCCCGGCCACCACCTTCCGCAAGGTGACCTTCCCGCTCTCCATGCCGGGCGTCGTCTCCGGCACCCTGCTCACCTTCATTCCGGCGGCCGGTGACTACGTCAACTCCGAGCTGCTCGGCTCGACCGACACCAAGATGGTGGGCAGCGTCATCCAGTCGCAGTTCCTGCGGGTGCTCGACTATCCGACGGCGGCCGCGCTCTCCTTCATCCTCATGGCGATCGTGCTGGTCATGGTCACCGTCTACATCCGCCGATCCGGCACGGAGGACCTGGTCTGA
- a CDS encoding ABC transporter ATP-binding protein has protein sequence MTQTNEGGDVRLAGISKTYGSFTAVHPLDLTVPQGSFFALLGASGCGKTTTLRMIAGLEDPTTGTVRLGDRDVTDLPPYKRPVNTVFQSYALFPHLDVTENIAFGLRRRGIKTVKKQVGDMLDLVQLGDFAHRKPHQLSGGQQQRVAVARALINHPQVLLLDEPLGALDLKLRRQMQLELKRIQTEVGITFVHVTHDQEEAMTMADTVAVMNGGRVEQLGAPAELYENPNTTFVANFLGTSNLIEAEVVEAGADITVLASGAKLRLPADRCKAATSAGDKLLVGVRPEKIALVHADDAAEIADGRNRISGRIADSSFIGVSTQYVIDSPVCPGLEVYVQNVERDSRLSPGADVVLHWNPGHSFGLDADQAVDAGKSGAGEEAA, from the coding sequence CCGGGATCAGCAAGACCTACGGGTCCTTCACCGCGGTGCACCCGCTGGACCTGACCGTCCCGCAGGGCTCCTTCTTCGCGCTACTCGGCGCCTCCGGCTGCGGAAAGACCACCACCCTGCGGATGATCGCAGGACTGGAGGACCCCACCACCGGCACCGTCCGGCTCGGCGACCGGGACGTCACCGATCTGCCCCCCTACAAACGCCCGGTCAACACGGTCTTCCAGTCGTACGCGCTCTTCCCGCACCTCGACGTGACCGAGAACATCGCCTTCGGGCTGCGCAGGCGCGGCATCAAGACCGTCAAGAAGCAGGTCGGCGACATGCTCGACCTCGTCCAGCTCGGGGACTTCGCGCACCGCAAACCGCACCAGCTCTCCGGCGGCCAGCAGCAGCGCGTCGCCGTCGCCCGGGCGCTCATCAACCACCCGCAGGTGCTGCTGCTCGACGAGCCGCTCGGCGCTCTCGACCTGAAGCTGCGCCGCCAGATGCAGCTGGAGCTCAAGCGCATCCAGACCGAGGTCGGCATCACCTTCGTCCATGTCACCCACGACCAGGAGGAGGCCATGACCATGGCCGACACCGTCGCGGTGATGAACGGCGGCCGGGTCGAGCAACTGGGCGCTCCCGCCGAGCTGTACGAGAACCCGAACACCACCTTCGTCGCGAACTTCCTCGGTACCTCGAACCTCATCGAGGCCGAAGTCGTCGAGGCAGGGGCCGACATCACCGTCCTGGCGTCGGGGGCCAAGCTCCGGCTGCCCGCCGACCGCTGCAAGGCCGCCACCAGCGCCGGTGACAAGCTGCTCGTCGGGGTGCGGCCCGAGAAGATCGCCCTGGTGCACGCGGACGACGCGGCGGAGATAGCCGACGGCCGCAACCGCATCAGCGGACGCATAGCCGACTCCAGCTTCATCGGGGTCTCCACGCAGTACGTCATCGACAGCCCGGTCTGCCCCGGTCTGGAGGTCTACGTACAGAACGTCGAGCGCGACTCCCGGCTGTCGCCGGGGGCGGATGTCGTCCTGCACTGGAACCCCGGGCACTCGTTCGGCCTCGACGCCGACCAGGCGGTCGACGCCGGCAAGTCGGGCGCCGGGGAGGAGGCCGCGTGA